The following proteins come from a genomic window of Dreissena polymorpha isolate Duluth1 chromosome 1, UMN_Dpol_1.0, whole genome shotgun sequence:
- the LOC127873301 gene encoding uncharacterized protein LOC127873301 isoform X2: MQSIIQQLRRQIWGGDTSGKFTDRIGSVPLFDIMQGFSYGWEARVDAPEVNTSTHPTNVSYTHQFKDSDKSDDGDNGGNNNNSVDQVDPNLLTYVTVKTTPAQRYYSLSDVDEEDGEEFNDADNESDDEDQVFVRSIDDDDDSHYFINMIRHY; the protein is encoded by the exons ATGCAGAGTATCATACAACAGCTACGCCGTCAGATATGGGGAGGAGACACTTCCGGTAAGTTTACAGACCGGATCGGAAGTGTGCCGCTCTTCGACATTATGCAGGGGTTCAGTTACGGTTGGGAAGCCAGGGTAGATGCGCCAGAAGTAAACACATCTACTCACCCTACTAATGTCAGCTACACACACCAATTCAAAGACAGTGATAAAAGCGATGATGGAGATAATggtggcaacaacaacaacagcgtAGATCAGGTCGATCCGAATCTGTTGACCTACGTAACGGTTAAAACAACTCCGGCTCAGCGGTACTACTCGCTGAGTGATGTAGACGAAGAAGATGGAGAGGAATTTAATGACGCTGATAATGAGTCCGATGATGAGGACCAG GTCTTTGTCCGGAGCatagacgatgatgatgattctcattattttattaatatgattagacattattaa
- the LOC127873301 gene encoding uncharacterized protein LOC127873301 isoform X1: MQSIIQQLRRQIWGGDTSGKFTDRIGSVPLFDIMQGFSYGWEARVDAPEVNTSTHPTNVSYTHQFKDSDKSDDGDNGGNNNNSVDQVDPDLLTYVTVKTTPAQRYYSLSDVDEEDGEEFNDADNESDDEDQVFVRSIDDDDDSHYFINMIRHY, translated from the exons ATGCAGAGTATCATACAACAGCTACGCCGTCAGATATGGGGAGGAGACACTTCCGGTAAGTTTACAGACCGGATCGGAAGTGTGCCGCTCTTCGACATTATGCAGGGGTTCAGTTACGGTTGGGAAGCCAGGGTAGATGCGCCAGAAGTAAACACATCTACTCACCCTACTAATGTCAGCTACACACACCAATTCAAAGACAGTGATAAAAGCGATGATGGAGATAATggtggcaacaacaacaacagcgtAGATCAG GTCGATCCAGATCTGTTGACCTACGTAACGGTTAAAACAACTCCGGCTCAGCGGTACTACTCGCTGAGTGATGTAGACGAAGAAGATGGAGAGGAATTTAATGACGCTGATAATGAGTCCGATGATGAGGACCAGGTCTTTGTCCGGAGCatagacgatgatgatgattctcattattttattaatatgattagacattattaa